ACTGAGCTGGCTCGGCTGGCGATGCTGGGGTTAATGGTGATGCCGGTGGTACCGCGGGGGGATACATTGCCACATAGGGCGTGTCATCCTTCAGGATACGGAAGTCAATGTAGTGATCCAGCATGTGCTGTATAACAACATTCACCTCGTTATCATCCCAAAATCCAAACCCCGGCAAGCCATATACCTCCAGCGACACCGCATCCAATCAGACAACCAGCCGCTCACCAACGCATCTAACTGCGCAAAGTCTACTGGTGCAACAAGAACAATAGTTTTGGGCGCATCCATCCTGCTTCCTTTCCAAAGTAGAAATGAAGAATAGAACGATGTTATGCTATATATAGAGAATTCAAATGCATATTAAATGCTGTGTAGTCATTCTTTACATTAATGATGACGTCACTATGGGTTAAACATTGGTTTCAGTTAAGTAAAGTCTACCTTTTGGCCATCTAAAGACATTACTACGTCAGCGAACCAGTAGTGGGAGCTATGCGttttgcttgttttcatttttttttaatcttcttgTTCTAGttcttgttaattttgttaatttgattagCTCTGTGATTAGTTGAGCTTTTGATTCCTTGTAATTTGGACTGGTTACCAACCGGTCCTAGCCCCTTGCGTGTCTACCGACCTCATCGTGGTGCAAGGGTGAACATCTATTGATAGTAATATCTTTAAATGGCCAACAGGTAGACTCCACTTAACTGAAACCAATGTTTTCGCTTATTTCTCTTggaacacacacatacaatgaatgacagacagacagacaggccaaaaccaatATGCCCTAGATCTTTCTATTTGCACAATGATCAGCATACCAAATATGCTTTTCTTTACCACTGCCTGCATTACATATATGAAGAAAAGTGGTGGCCCCAAGATGGATCCCTGGTGAACACCAATAGTGTtagttttgaaataacttttgcatttttgaagatagcaacttgatatttggcatgcatgtgtatctcgtggagctgcacattttgagttgttaaatgtcaaggtcaaggtcatcctccaaggtcaaaggtgaaatatataggacaaatcgctcatttaatatacacttttgcattattgaagaaagcaactcggtatttggcatgcaagtgtatctcatggagctgcacatcgtGAGTggttaatggtcaaggtcatcgttcaaggtcaaggtcatccttcaaagtcgaGATCCAACATATGGATAACTTAGTTTGTTCGCACGTTTGTGTTGGTAAAGTGTTTTCGCTTAGCTAAAGGCAATATACAACAACAAGTGACTGTCTGctatattattacaattattaattatctAAATTTTCGCACGTATGTGTTTTAAAAGTGTTTTGGCTTAGCTCAAGTCCATTTTTTGATTCCAAAGTGTTTTGCTTAGCTCAAGGCACGTTTGTGTTTGAAAAGtgttttcgcttagctcaaggcaatataCAACAACAAGTGACTGTCTGTTATATTATTACAAACtatgtaataatattttattttcagacaaaaatCCTGGGTAGTAAATATAACCAGTACTTATCAATGATCAtgtataaaaaggaaacaaaaaatcaAGCATTTTCCTGGGTTGAATCAGTACCTACAATGTATActaatacatattcatttaaacaaagatatAAAATCATATATAACAAACCTTAACAAATAATCAAGtattttcctgggtagaaccagtacttacaatgcatactaatatatattcattaaaataaagacataaaaacatttacaaataatcaagtattttcctgggttgaaccagtacttacaatgtatactaatacatattcatttaaataaagacataaaagcatataaaaacattaacaaataatcaagtattttcctgggttgaaccagtacttacaatgtatactaatacatattcatttaaataaagacatagaagcatataaaaacatttacaaataatcaagtattttcctgggttgaaccagtacttacaatgtatacaaatacatattcatttaaataaagacataaaagcatataaaaacatttacagataatcaaatattttcctgggttgaaccagtacttacaatgtatactaatacatattcatttaaacaaagacataaaagcatataaaaaaacatataagaaaTATCAGCCGGACTATGGCTCTACATAGGGCCTGCCGCCAGGCGAGCTGCACGAGCCTTGGCCAGGTTTCGGATCTTTGCTCGAACCTGCTCAAAGCCCAAACGGCCCATGGTCGCCCGGTTGTAGTTTCGTCTCACGACTTCGATGCCTATACTCTTGCCTGACAAGGACGTCGAGACAATGTCCTCTGCGAATACCATGTTTATGGCAAGTTCGTCCGCCTCCGTAATCATATTTCTCATTCGCCTCTCAGGCCTGGGTGATGGCAAAGCCACCAGAGGGACCACCCGAGCCACCACAGGGACCGGCGGAGCCACCAGAGGGACATCCTCGTCGGAGGAGGCGGAGGTGACGGCCTCAAACGGGACGTATTCCGAGTCCGAACTGGACGACCTCGACAGGGAGCTGGACGACGTAGACGCTCTGGACGACATTGACGAACTCGACGACCTGGGCGCTCGGGACGATCTCGACGACCTAGACGGCCTGGACAGGTCGGACGACCTGGACAGGTCGAACGCCCTGGATGACGGCCTAGACGAACCTGACAACCTTAACCTGACAGACGTGGGTGCCGGTGAAATGGCGGCCTGCATGGCGGGCGTCTCCTCCATGATGGCCGGCGTCTCAACCCCGTCGTCCTCTGGCTCGCTCCACTGTTGAAAAAGAATAAAACACGTGTATATtcgatatcattaaaaaaaatgtatctatatatgaatattcacctttatatatatttgttataaaaatcTATATGCCGTCATGTGTCTGAGCAACACTTCTTTGTCAATATTGAAACTATTTAAGAAGTATAATACAAGTAATTAAAACAGGCAATTCACTTACGATATACACTCCCTGTGTATTTGCTCTTATGCCTTTCTCGACCGCCCACTCTATCCACTGAATGGCCGTCATCGATGCCTCCGATGCATCCATCGTCCACAACTgtaataaaaaagtaaacactTGTATAATGGATATCATATAagcgcgttgcaacgcttttgaATATTTAGatgtttaaattgtcaaaagatgcataaaataactattttagagaatggtaaatgttcagtattactgtttcttcaaaaatatcataacaacaacgcaACTTTGCGAATGtgaattttttgttttgtttatattgtccaaactgtgaaaaggtccctttaaagtgcGTAGTGTTTAGAAATTATGACGACATCAGATCTCACACCGACCGCGGGATTGTATTACGTCATACCTGAATAATTTTTACGCCAACTCACATGTGTATGTCTCCTAAAGTGGATTTTTCGAATACCATTCGTGTTATCATTCTTAGCGTAAGTTTATCTATATTGTTGAAGTttcttatatattgttatttgagtATACTAGCGACTGACTGACAAAGCCAACATCAGTAAATTTCAAATACGAATTCAACACTGATTTCACTTATAGAAAATAAACAAGAGACTGGTTAGCAGGTCAAAGTCTGGGTTGCTCCGATAAATAACATTCGAAATTCAGCGAAATagctttatataaacaataaatggcTAGTTTCTGTGTTTGATATATCGGCACGTTACGTTCACAATATATAAGATACTGGCGTCTGTTTGAGTCCGTGTCCCGGGATTCGGACCGGCTGTGGATGGCTTACTTTGTATGTGAGGTATTTTACGGTTCTCGGACTCTCCTTCCGATTATTTTTGGGAAGTCAGTCTAGCAGCGCGTTTAGCGGCTATCTTCCTGGTGCGTGTTTTTGCCCTCGTCCTTGCCTCAATGAAGGCAAACGTCTGGCGTATTTCTTC
This sequence is a window from Dreissena polymorpha isolate Duluth1 chromosome 16, UMN_Dpol_1.0, whole genome shotgun sequence. Protein-coding genes within it:
- the LOC127862861 gene encoding uncharacterized protein DDB_G0284459-like encodes the protein MDASEASMTAIQWIEWAVEKGIRANTQGVYIWSEPEDDGVETPAIMEETPAMQAAISPAPTSVRLRLSGSSRPSSRAFDLSRSSDLSRPSRSSRSSRAPRSSSSSMSSRASTSSSSLSRSSSSDSEYVPFEAVTSASSDEDVPLVAPPVPVVARVVPLVALPSPRPERRMRNMITEADELAINMVFAEDIVSTSLSGKSIGIEVVRRNYNRATMGRLGFEQVRAKIRNLAKARAARLAAGPM